In Papaver somniferum cultivar HN1 chromosome 1, ASM357369v1, whole genome shotgun sequence, a genomic segment contains:
- the LOC113283864 gene encoding putative F-box protein At5g62660: MTTKKQKEIGDGGNSEGSSKSLVPSLPFDIIAYDILTRSPIDCLMPFRCVCKSWSSLILNDSDFIKLHSIRNCASPGFIDLSGNYPDSDDRNFNGEGPESFQDWQRGVKKSKGICFYDIEKQKYMLSYFRQGLFNKKLKIRGSFDGLVILSAEEGDREFSHHVYNPITCNSIKLPILDGPVVQRHMDDLYFHLVFDPIMEKFKVICIGCYYIEILPRQIVPVVTTQWFFKIVTLGTRDGSDSWRDINIPKMDFCLRGKYKALSANGYLNFLYRFDRKVLRIDVSRESYDTIEYPEGASKTSKLLEIEGSLCILDYTNSRQLDMDRYHCHYLDIDYMGKFALWFLTEDAETKRWIKKCDINMYHNAYEATPCKAAPVFVAAISNPTLKIIFYVSTREYEYDRFTEDQYYSYDVELKRLESIFRPDASNYRQWHFHRLTHI; the protein is encoded by the coding sequence ATGACGACGAAGAAGCAGAAAGAAATCGGTGACGGTGGCAATTCTGAAGGGTCCAGTAAATCTCTTGTTCCTTCTCTTCCTTTTGATATTATTGCATATGATATACTTACCAGATCACCGATCGATTGTTTAATGCCGTTTAGATGTGTATGCAAATCATGGTCTAGTTTAATCCTCAATGATTCCGATTTTATCAAATTGCATTCAATTCGAAATTGTGCATCTCCTGGATTTATCGATCTTTCTGGAAATTATCCCGATTCAGATGATAGGAATTTCAATGGTGAAGGGCCTGAATCATTTCAAGACTGGCAGCGTGGTGTTAAAAAATCCAAGGGAATTTGTTTCTATGATATTGAGAAACAAAAATACATGTTGTCCTATTTTAGACAGGGTTTATTTAACAAGAAACTCAAGATTCGAGGATCGTTTGATGGTTTAGTAATTTTATCTGCTGAAGAAGGAGACCGTGAGTTTAGTCatcatgtttataatccaattacTTGTAATTCGATTAAGCTTCCCATTCTTGATGGTCCAGTCGTGCAAAGACATATGGATGATCTGTATTTTCATTTGGTTTTTGATCCAATCATGGAAAAGTTTAAAGTTATTTGTATTGGTTGTTATTATATCGAAATACTGCCTAGACAGATTGTGCCGGTTGTGACTACACAGTGGTTCTTCAAGATTGTTACTCTTGGTACCCGAGATGGAAGTGATTCATGGAGAGATATTAATATTCCGAAGATGGATTTTTGTTTAAGAGGCAAATATAAAGCATTGTCTGCAAATGGGTATTTGAATTTTTTGTATCGTTTTGACAGGAAAGTACTTCGTATTGATGTTAGTAGAGAATCATATGATACAATAGAATACCCAGAGGGAGCTTCAAAAACGTCCAAACTACTAGAGATTGAGGGGTCACTCTGTATCCTTGATTACACGAATTCTAGGCAACTTGACATGGATCGGTATCACTGTCACTACCTTGATATTGACTATATGGGGAAGTTTGCACTATGGTTTTTGACGGAGGATGCAGAAACGAAGAGATGGATAAAGAAGTGTGATATTAACATGTACCATAACGCTTATGAGGCAACACCGTGTAAAGCTGCTCCTGTTTTTGTAGCAGCTATTTCAAATCCTACACTGAAGATCATCTTTTATGTTTCTACTAGGGAATATGAGTACGACCGCTTCACTGAGGATCAGTACTACAGTTATGACGTTGAGTTGAAAAGGCTGGAATCTATCTTCAGGCCAGATGCATCAAATTATCGTCAATGGCATTTTCACCGTCTTACCCACATTTAA